One genomic segment of Synchiropus splendidus isolate RoL2022-P1 chromosome 16, RoL_Sspl_1.0, whole genome shotgun sequence includes these proteins:
- the traf3 gene encoding TNF receptor-associated factor 3 isoform X2: MSAGKSADGREVQIPLQQVAPSLASPLSVGPHITIPPHRPVNPWPSSDSAPLQGVPAGFLPLHGGFRDHFVETPEAKYCCESCRLVLCQPRQTECGHRFCQSCINDILSRPNPVCPADMEPLVSNKIFRDVCCHREIMALMVHCRCENNGCQEQMSLQQIPDHLIVCLFYEVPCPLGKCKERMMRKEIPDHLNKKCKHREIICEFCMAKMPLTDLQKHKETVCPAFPVTCPNFCSFPSLTRSELSSHQNDCPKAQMSCQFQRYGCTFKGLSQELKQHESTFSADHLRMLALRNASIETKVEEVKVELLDRYKVLPGLSSRLTEVESQNNEQREKNRQIDQKLTAMQKLMSSHSEKLLEVELELRSLRLLREEVESLRGTLENVRTRLSALEQGGRNATGSTTHTLATLETQLNRHDDMLSVHEIRLADMDLRFQVLETASYNGTLIWKIRDYKRRKQEAVASKTLSLYSQPFYTGYFGYKMCARIYLNGDGMGKGTHLSLFFVVMRGEYDALLPWPFKQKVTLMLMDQGPARKHLADAFKPDPNSSSFRRPSAEMNIASGCPLFVSQSVLENGTYIKDDTLFIKVTVDTSDLPDP; the protein is encoded by the exons ATGTCAGCGGGGAAGAGTGCTGACGGGAGGGAGGTGCAGATACcactccagcaggtggcgccctcCCTGGCCTCACCCCTCTCTGTGGGCCCTCACATCACCATCCCCCCCCACCGGCCAGTCAACCCGTGGCCCTCCAGTGACTCTGCACCTTTGCAAG GTGTGCCCGCAGGCTTCTTGCCTCTTCACGGAGGCTTCCGAGATCACTTTGTGGAGACCCCGGAGGCCAAGTATTGCTGCGAGTCGTGCAGGCTGGTCCTGTGTCAGCCACGTCAGACTGAGTGTGGACACCGATTCTGTCAGAGCTGCATCAATGACATCCTCAG TCGTCCCAACCCAGTGTGTCCGGCTGACATGGAGCCCCTGGTCAGTAATAAG ATCTTCAGAGATGTTTGCTGTCATCGGGAGATCATGGCGCTCATGGTGCACTGTCGCTGTGAAAACAACGGCTGCCAAGAACAGATGAGCCTGCAGCAAATACCC GACCATCTCATCGTGTGTCTGTTCTACGAGGTTCCCTGTCCGTTAGGAAAATGCAAAGAGCGAATGATGAGGAAAGAAATTCCAGACCACTTGAACAAGAAATGTAAACACAGAGAGATCATTTGTGAGTTCTGCATGGCAAAGATGCCGCTGACCGACCTGCAG AAACATAAAGAAACGGTGTGTCCAGCTTTCCCGGTGACCTGTCCCAACTTCTGCTCATTCCCCTCTCTGACGCGGAGTGAG CTGTCCAGTCATCAGAACGACTGTCCCAAGGCTCAGATGAGCTGCCAGTTCCAGCGATACGGCTGCACCTTCAAG GGGTTAAGCCAAGAGCTGAAACAACATGAGTCCACCTTCTCAGCAGACCACCTGAGGATGTTGGCTCTTCGAAACGCTTCCATAGAGACCAAG GTTGAGGAGGTCAAAGTGGAACTGCTGGACAGGTACAAGGTCCTTCCTGGTCTCAGCAGCCGGCTGACTGAAGTGGAGAGTCAGAACAACGAACAGAGGGAGAAGAATCGACAAATCGATCAGAAACTGACTGCCATGCAG AAACTGATGAGCTCTCACTCAGAAAAGCTTCTGGAGGTGGAACTGGAACTCCGTTCTCTTCGGCTGCtcagagaggaggtggagagtcTGCGTGGAACGTTGGAAAATGTCCGGACCCGGCTGAGCGCTCTTGAACAGGGAGGACGCAACGCGACCGGATCCACCACCCACACTCTGG CCACCCTGGAGACGCAGCTGAATCGGCACGATGACATGCTCAGTGTCCACGAGATCCGACTGGCTGATATGGACCTGCGATTTCAAGTTCTGGAGACGGCGAGCTACAACGGGACATTGATCTGGAAGATCCGCGATTATAAGAGACGGAAACAGGAAGCCGTGGCATCAAAGACCTTGTCACTGTACTCGCAGCCTTTTTACACCGGCTACTTTGGCTATAAGATGTGCGCCCGCATCTATCTGAACGGTGACGGCATGGGCAAGGGGACGCACCTGTCGCTCTTCTTCGTGGTGATGAGGGGCGAGTACGACGCACTGCTTCCGTGGCCTTTCAAGCAGAAG GTGACTTTAATGCTGATGGATCAAGGTCCTGCTAGAAAACACCTCGCCGATGCCTTCAAGCCGGAtcccaacagcagcagcttcagacgCCCCTCTGCTGAGATGAACATCGCCTCTGGCTGTCCGCTCTTTGTGTCCCAGAGCGTCCTGGAGAACGGCACCTACATCAAGGACGACACTCTCTTCATCAAG GTGACTGTGGACACCTCCGACCTTCCGGATCCGTGA
- the traf3 gene encoding TNF receptor-associated factor 3 isoform X1 has protein sequence MVAAVMSAGKSADGREVQIPLQQVAPSLASPLSVGPHITIPPHRPVNPWPSSDSAPLQGVPAGFLPLHGGFRDHFVETPEAKYCCESCRLVLCQPRQTECGHRFCQSCINDILSRPNPVCPADMEPLVSNKIFRDVCCHREIMALMVHCRCENNGCQEQMSLQQIPDHLIVCLFYEVPCPLGKCKERMMRKEIPDHLNKKCKHREIICEFCMAKMPLTDLQKHKETVCPAFPVTCPNFCSFPSLTRSELSSHQNDCPKAQMSCQFQRYGCTFKGLSQELKQHESTFSADHLRMLALRNASIETKVEEVKVELLDRYKVLPGLSSRLTEVESQNNEQREKNRQIDQKLTAMQKLMSSHSEKLLEVELELRSLRLLREEVESLRGTLENVRTRLSALEQGGRNATGSTTHTLATLETQLNRHDDMLSVHEIRLADMDLRFQVLETASYNGTLIWKIRDYKRRKQEAVASKTLSLYSQPFYTGYFGYKMCARIYLNGDGMGKGTHLSLFFVVMRGEYDALLPWPFKQKVTLMLMDQGPARKHLADAFKPDPNSSSFRRPSAEMNIASGCPLFVSQSVLENGTYIKDDTLFIKVTVDTSDLPDP, from the exons ATGGTCGCAGCG GTCATGTCAGCGGGGAAGAGTGCTGACGGGAGGGAGGTGCAGATACcactccagcaggtggcgccctcCCTGGCCTCACCCCTCTCTGTGGGCCCTCACATCACCATCCCCCCCCACCGGCCAGTCAACCCGTGGCCCTCCAGTGACTCTGCACCTTTGCAAG GTGTGCCCGCAGGCTTCTTGCCTCTTCACGGAGGCTTCCGAGATCACTTTGTGGAGACCCCGGAGGCCAAGTATTGCTGCGAGTCGTGCAGGCTGGTCCTGTGTCAGCCACGTCAGACTGAGTGTGGACACCGATTCTGTCAGAGCTGCATCAATGACATCCTCAG TCGTCCCAACCCAGTGTGTCCGGCTGACATGGAGCCCCTGGTCAGTAATAAG ATCTTCAGAGATGTTTGCTGTCATCGGGAGATCATGGCGCTCATGGTGCACTGTCGCTGTGAAAACAACGGCTGCCAAGAACAGATGAGCCTGCAGCAAATACCC GACCATCTCATCGTGTGTCTGTTCTACGAGGTTCCCTGTCCGTTAGGAAAATGCAAAGAGCGAATGATGAGGAAAGAAATTCCAGACCACTTGAACAAGAAATGTAAACACAGAGAGATCATTTGTGAGTTCTGCATGGCAAAGATGCCGCTGACCGACCTGCAG AAACATAAAGAAACGGTGTGTCCAGCTTTCCCGGTGACCTGTCCCAACTTCTGCTCATTCCCCTCTCTGACGCGGAGTGAG CTGTCCAGTCATCAGAACGACTGTCCCAAGGCTCAGATGAGCTGCCAGTTCCAGCGATACGGCTGCACCTTCAAG GGGTTAAGCCAAGAGCTGAAACAACATGAGTCCACCTTCTCAGCAGACCACCTGAGGATGTTGGCTCTTCGAAACGCTTCCATAGAGACCAAG GTTGAGGAGGTCAAAGTGGAACTGCTGGACAGGTACAAGGTCCTTCCTGGTCTCAGCAGCCGGCTGACTGAAGTGGAGAGTCAGAACAACGAACAGAGGGAGAAGAATCGACAAATCGATCAGAAACTGACTGCCATGCAG AAACTGATGAGCTCTCACTCAGAAAAGCTTCTGGAGGTGGAACTGGAACTCCGTTCTCTTCGGCTGCtcagagaggaggtggagagtcTGCGTGGAACGTTGGAAAATGTCCGGACCCGGCTGAGCGCTCTTGAACAGGGAGGACGCAACGCGACCGGATCCACCACCCACACTCTGG CCACCCTGGAGACGCAGCTGAATCGGCACGATGACATGCTCAGTGTCCACGAGATCCGACTGGCTGATATGGACCTGCGATTTCAAGTTCTGGAGACGGCGAGCTACAACGGGACATTGATCTGGAAGATCCGCGATTATAAGAGACGGAAACAGGAAGCCGTGGCATCAAAGACCTTGTCACTGTACTCGCAGCCTTTTTACACCGGCTACTTTGGCTATAAGATGTGCGCCCGCATCTATCTGAACGGTGACGGCATGGGCAAGGGGACGCACCTGTCGCTCTTCTTCGTGGTGATGAGGGGCGAGTACGACGCACTGCTTCCGTGGCCTTTCAAGCAGAAG GTGACTTTAATGCTGATGGATCAAGGTCCTGCTAGAAAACACCTCGCCGATGCCTTCAAGCCGGAtcccaacagcagcagcttcagacgCCCCTCTGCTGAGATGAACATCGCCTCTGGCTGTCCGCTCTTTGTGTCCCAGAGCGTCCTGGAGAACGGCACCTACATCAAGGACGACACTCTCTTCATCAAG GTGACTGTGGACACCTCCGACCTTCCGGATCCGTGA